Proteins encoded by one window of Methanocalculus alkaliphilus:
- a CDS encoding Cache 3/Cache 2 fusion domain-containing protein, which produces MAQEVYTAFVSRGETFYGTVNVVGTEYITAYEPNRGPGGAVIGILFVGIPEQASFGVVQESIRNQVIGRNVYMYVFDSAGTAIIHPNFEGQNLGHLDFSKQMVDQKEWIMHYDWEGEVKIVGFTYFAPLDWHIAAGADWVDFTGPIDDNVKETGNAAAATEEASASIEEVSKMIENVSTVANKTLQANQKFKLAK; this is translated from the coding sequence GTGGCACAGGAGGTCTATACTGCTTTCGTTTCGCGTGGCGAGACCTTCTATGGAACTGTCAATGTCGTCGGTACAGAGTATATCACCGCGTATGAACCGAACCGCGGACCTGGTGGTGCGGTCATTGGTATCCTCTTCGTCGGGATTCCAGAGCAGGCATCATTTGGGGTCGTTCAGGAGAGTATCCGGAATCAGGTCATCGGCCGGAACGTGTATATGTATGTCTTTGATAGTGCCGGAACTGCGATTATTCACCCAAACTTTGAGGGCCAGAACCTTGGACACCTTGATTTTAGTAAACAGATGGTAGACCAGAAGGAATGGATCATGCATTATGACTGGGAGGGTGAAGTAAAGATCGTTGGATTCACCTACTTTGCGCCTCTCGACTGGCATATCGCTGCCGGTGCCGACTGGGTGGACTTCACCGGCCCCATCGATGACAATGTGAAAGAGACTGGTAATGCAGCAGCGGCAACCGAAGAAGCCTCTGCCAGCATCGAGGAGGTCTCTAAGATGATCGAAAACGTGAGTACAGTTGCAAACAAGACACTCCAGGCGAACCAGAAGTTCAAGCTGGCGAAGTAG
- a CDS encoding HAD family hydrolase — protein MQNRLPRILIFDFDGVIADSIPLKAEAFRETFSFVPEHQDEIVRYHLDNGGMSRYVKFQNIYRDILHQPLTREQEEALASRYQEQILQAMYSIPLIPGAEALLGRYAAVIPLYVVSATPEEEMHIIAERRGLAGFFVRIYGSPRSKADGIREILSLEDIHPEDVLFVGDAPQDWQAARETGVRFIARVAEGDINRFEELPGVEMIVSDLHELGDYLASPRK, from the coding sequence ATGCAGAACCGACTGCCCCGCATCCTTATCTTCGACTTCGACGGTGTCATCGCAGACTCAATCCCTCTCAAGGCAGAGGCATTCCGCGAGACCTTCTCCTTCGTTCCAGAACATCAAGACGAGATCGTCAGGTACCATCTCGATAACGGCGGTATGTCCAGATATGTCAAGTTCCAAAACATCTACAGGGATATCCTCCACCAGCCCCTCACCAGGGAACAGGAGGAGGCGCTTGCATCCAGGTATCAGGAGCAGATCCTCCAGGCGATGTACTCCATCCCCCTCATTCCGGGAGCAGAAGCCCTCCTTGGCCGGTATGCAGCGGTCATCCCCCTCTATGTCGTCTCTGCCACCCCGGAGGAGGAGATGCATATCATCGCCGAGAGGCGCGGGCTTGCAGGCTTCTTCGTCCGGATCTATGGATCCCCGCGATCCAAGGCAGACGGTATCAGGGAGATCCTTTCTCTGGAAGATATCCACCCCGAGGACGTCCTCTTCGTTGGTGACGCCCCCCAGGACTGGCAGGCGGCCCGGGAGACCGGGGTGCGGTTCATCGCCCGTGTCGCGGAGGGTGATATTAACAGATTTGAGGAACTCCCCGGAGTTGAGATGATCGTCTCCGATCTGCATGAACTTGGCGACTATCTGGCATCGCCCAGAAAATAA
- the thsA gene encoding thermosome subunit alpha produces MQSSGQPVIILRQNVEQTRGFEAQRSNILAAKAIMEAVRTTLGPRGMDKMLVAGDDITITNDGATILSELSVQHPGAKMVVEVATAQDDECGDGTTTAAIMVGSFLDQAERLIKMGIHPTNISKGYSLGMRKALEIIDELSITVTPDDKETLQKIATTAMLGKTIEAIREKASAIVVDAVGTVADRSGERIVIDEDDILVKTQKGDTIDNIELVHGVIIGKARVDEQMPKIVNGAKVAMISSPLEITKTQTKSKIKISSSEQVAAFGDAERASLKKIADQIIASGANVLLCQKGIADAVQFYLAKAGVYSLEDVPEKEMKYAAKALCGEIVNKPEDLTVETLGTAEQVEQMDGEDLTKISGCENAKAVTILIRGSTQYVVDEIDRAINDAKRVIQDAMEDGKYTIGGGAVETELLIRIRDYAATIGGREQIAMEAFAQAFEIIPITLAENSGYNPIDKLVALKKAHSEGQKNAGLNVYTGAVVDMAAEGVFEPMRVKRQAIQSAAETAALLIRVDDMMVTQSH; encoded by the coding sequence ATGCAGTCATCCGGGCAGCCGGTGATTATTTTACGGCAAAACGTCGAGCAGACCCGTGGGTTTGAGGCACAGCGTTCGAACATCCTCGCGGCAAAGGCGATCATGGAGGCGGTCAGGACGACACTTGGCCCCCGTGGCATGGATAAGATGCTCGTTGCTGGCGATGATATCACCATCACAAACGATGGAGCGACGATTCTGAGCGAACTCTCTGTCCAGCACCCTGGCGCGAAGATGGTCGTCGAGGTCGCAACCGCACAGGATGATGAGTGTGGTGACGGGACGACGACAGCAGCCATCATGGTCGGTTCCTTCCTCGACCAGGCAGAGCGGCTCATCAAGATGGGTATCCACCCGACAAATATCTCCAAGGGCTACAGCCTCGGTATGAGGAAGGCGCTTGAGATCATCGATGAGCTCTCCATCACCGTCACCCCCGATGATAAAGAGACATTACAGAAGATCGCCACCACCGCGATGCTCGGAAAGACCATCGAGGCGATCCGGGAGAAGGCATCCGCCATCGTCGTCGATGCTGTCGGAACCGTCGCCGACCGTTCAGGTGAGCGGATCGTCATCGATGAGGACGATATCCTTGTCAAGACCCAGAAGGGCGACACGATCGATAATATCGAGCTTGTCCATGGTGTCATCATCGGCAAGGCCCGTGTCGATGAACAGATGCCGAAGATCGTCAATGGTGCAAAGGTCGCAATGATCAGCTCTCCGCTTGAGATCACCAAGACCCAGACGAAGTCGAAGATCAAGATCTCCTCGTCAGAGCAGGTGGCTGCATTTGGTGATGCGGAACGTGCATCCTTAAAGAAGATCGCCGATCAGATCATCGCCTCAGGTGCAAACGTCCTCCTCTGCCAGAAGGGGATCGCCGATGCAGTTCAGTTCTATCTTGCAAAGGCCGGCGTCTACTCCCTTGAGGATGTCCCTGAGAAGGAGATGAAGTACGCGGCAAAGGCACTCTGTGGAGAGATCGTCAACAAGCCCGAGGATCTCACCGTCGAGACGCTTGGAACCGCCGAGCAGGTCGAGCAGATGGATGGGGAAGACCTGACCAAGATCTCAGGATGCGAGAACGCAAAGGCAGTCACCATCCTGATCCGCGGCTCGACCCAGTATGTGGTTGATGAGATCGACCGTGCCATCAACGATGCAAAGCGTGTTATCCAGGATGCCATGGAGGATGGAAAATATACCATCGGTGGCGGTGCTGTCGAGACCGAACTTCTGATCCGTATCCGTGACTATGCTGCAACCATCGGTGGCCGTGAGCAGATCGCAATGGAGGCATTTGCACAGGCATTTGAGATCATCCCGATCACCCTTGCCGAGAACTCAGGATACAACCCGATTGATAAGCTTGTTGCCCTGAAGAAGGCACACAGCGAAGGGCAGAAGAACGCCGGTCTGAATGTCTACACCGGAGCGGTCGTTGATATGGCAGCAGAAGGCGTCTTTGAACCAATGCGGGTGAAGCGCCAGGCGATCCAGAGTGCGGCAGAGACTGCGGCACTCCTGATCCGGGTTGACGATATGATGGTCACCCAGTCCCACTAA
- a CDS encoding orotate phosphoribosyltransferase-like protein, with translation MSSLTDLKERARLLLEEGHSQGQIADELSLSMETVTWLLTQPKGDVAPRDVHIDWTAVSCDATQLESVASMMIDRYRASCNGAMSLDADVMIGIAISGIPLATLIGAREGCSLAIYHPAKHAVSETPIGSISGNFASIGEKRCIIVDDVITSGKTIAEVIGYLRRHGGVPVAVFVLFDKRGITEVDGVPVYSLFRISRID, from the coding sequence ATGTCATCCCTCACCGATCTGAAAGAGCGTGCCCGCCTCCTCCTTGAAGAGGGGCATAGCCAGGGTCAGATTGCCGATGAGCTCTCCCTCTCGATGGAGACGGTCACCTGGCTTTTAACCCAGCCAAAAGGAGATGTTGCACCACGGGATGTGCACATTGACTGGACAGCCGTCAGCTGTGATGCGACCCAGCTTGAATCGGTCGCTTCAATGATGATCGACCGGTATCGTGCCTCCTGTAATGGGGCAATGAGCCTTGATGCCGATGTGATGATCGGTATTGCGATCTCGGGGATCCCGCTTGCGACACTCATCGGTGCACGCGAGGGATGCAGCCTTGCGATTTACCACCCGGCAAAACATGCCGTCTCAGAGACGCCGATCGGTTCAATCTCCGGTAATTTTGCCTCTATTGGGGAGAAACGCTGTATTATTGTCGATGATGTCATCACCTCGGGGAAGACGATCGCCGAGGTTATCGGGTATCTCAGGCGGCATGGCGGTGTCCCGGTTGCGGTCTTTGTTCTCTTTGATAAGCGCGGTATCACCGAGGTTGATGGTGTTCCGGTCTACTCACTCTTCAGAATATCCCGGATCGATTGA
- a CDS encoding NOB1 family endonuclease has protein sequence MKIVCDASFFFGEYPLQGELYTTPEVLSELRDLSSKCRFDLLREQGLLLASPEPGSITRVRRAAASSGDLGVLSATDISILALADEVSGVIATDDFAIQNVAALLGVGVKPILQRKAKKRRWRLVCTGCGREVESGSDCPVCGASLKRRNK, from the coding sequence ATGAAGATCGTCTGTGATGCTTCCTTCTTCTTCGGCGAATATCCTCTGCAAGGCGAGCTGTACACGACCCCGGAGGTGCTCTCCGAGCTCCGTGATCTCTCATCAAAGTGCAGATTCGATCTCCTCCGGGAGCAGGGGCTTCTTCTTGCCAGCCCTGAGCCCGGATCCATCACCCGGGTGAGGAGGGCTGCGGCATCAAGCGGGGATCTCGGGGTCCTTTCGGCGACGGACATCAGCATCCTTGCTCTTGCTGATGAGGTCAGCGGGGTGATTGCAACCGATGATTTTGCTATCCAGAACGTCGCTGCTCTCCTTGGAGTCGGGGTAAAGCCGATTCTCCAGCGCAAGGCAAAGAAGCGGCGGTGGAGACTCGTCTGTACCGGGTGTGGCCGGGAGGTCGAATCCGGATCTGACTGCCCGGTTTGTGGCGCATCGCTGAAACGAAGGAATAAATAG